Genomic window (Culex pipiens pallens isolate TS chromosome 3, TS_CPP_V2, whole genome shotgun sequence):
aaaaaatgcaaaaatatattcaaagcttgcttcaaatatttgaaaacattgggttgtttagagtaaaaccaacactaaaaagctttaccatttgttcaagagctgaaaccagtatttgtcatgaaaaacacaatttctgcaattttttctcatttcaataaactggtcacagaggcaagtttaaaatttctcatcaaaaaataccaaaatacattttcttgtagttgaatgatttttttccatgcagtcaagctgttaattgatcttcacacttatttaaaccattaatgttgatgtgctatacaattttattgcataatattaattaaaaccaagatcataacaaatttaaaatttcccgggaattcccgggatttcccgggaaattggctgaaaatttcccgtttcccgggaaatttgtaaccccgggaaattggacgctctagtttcaACTTACCTCACAGACTCAAACAATTCAAAAGACTCAATAGACTCTATAGATTCAGTAGACTTGACAGTTTCAACAAACCCGAAGACACAACAAACTCCACCGATTCAATTGACTCAACAGACTCGACATCCTCAACAGACTCAATACAGTTGACGGTCTCAACTTGCCCACAgactcaaaaatcaaatgactCAATAGACTCAACAGACTCAAAAGATTCACAGACTTGACGGTCTCAACATATCCCACATCCTAAACAAACTCAACAGATTCAATAGACTCAACAAATTCAGAAGTTGACATCTTGACATCTGAATAAACCAATGAATTAGATATCAAACCAAGTTGTAACAATATGAAATTAGATAAATCAACCCAAATCATTCTAATAAACTTTGTCACCCCTGACGGTACCAAACCAACTTCAATCTGAAGGCACCTCCCAACTCTCTCCTTACAGTCCGTCACTCCTGGAGGACGGGTAGTGTCCGTAGTGCTATGTTCATGTGCCGGGATTATAATTTCAGGATGTTTCCTCCTCCGTCGAGCACGCGCTTTCCAACAACATGTCAATTCGAAACTTACTGCAGcgcgcaaaataaaaaaaaagacaatccGTCAATTTCCTGCCCGATGTTACATCGTCGCCGCCGGGTCATCAAGAATCGGCACAAATTTCAACCGAGTCGAAACTTGTTGTCGTGCAAAATTGGCACGCGAGAAAAACTTTGCGCGAAGTGCGTTTTTTCCGTGGGCTCGTCGTACCTGCGGGCACGATAACTGCAAGCTGGTCAAAACCCGCCGATCAATAAAACCGACCCCCTTCTCGGAAGTGGTTTCAGTTTGGTAGCAGACCGTCTCGCTGGAAGGATGAAGTTCGTGATCGTGTTAGCCCTCGTCGTCGTGGCCACCCTAGGCCCGGTCCGTGCCGCGCCGGCCAACTCGGACGCGCTCCAGGTGGTCGCCGCTGAGCAGGACGCGACCACCACCGACGAGAAGACGGTTGACGTTGAGCTGAGTGACGCCGCGACCGACAACAAACTGTCCGAGGAGCCAGGTACCGACGGTGACGTTGATGATACGCGTTCTAAACGGTCAGTTGCTTGTACCGATATCGTAGGCGCAAACGGCGAAACCGAAACCATTTGCGACGAGGATCAGGATGCGGCGGCCAGCGAGCCGGACAACACGCAGCAGCGGTACGCCGCCGGCGGCAAGGGAGGGGACGGGTACGGAAGCGGATCGTACGGCGGTGGCGGCAAGGGAGATTCCTCGTACGGGTAAGGCTTGCGTGTGGAGGTGGGGGTTCGTTACGAAAACTTGAAGTAGTTGTTTGTCTTGTTACAGCGGTGGATACGGCGGTGCTGATCACGGCAAGGGTGGAGAGTACGGTGGCCACGGATCGTCGCACGGATCGTCTTACGGTGGATCGTACGGAGGATCGCACAGCGAGTCTCACAGCTCGAAGGGCGGCTACGAGGGCTCGTACGGTGGATCACACAGCGAGCATGGCAGCGCCAAGGGCGGCTACGAGGGATCGTACGGCGGAGCTCACAGTGAAGGAAAGGGAGGTTACGGAGGTGCTCACGGAGCAGCGAAGGGCGGTTACGAGGCAGCGTACGGTGGTCACGGAGAATCGCACGGTGCTGGAAAGGGAGGCTACGAGGCGTACGGTGGAGCGTACGGAAGTCACGGAGCGGCTAAGGGAGGTTATGAGGCAGCGTACGGAGGAGGATCGCACGGTGCTGGCAAGGGAGGTTACGGAGCAGCGACGTACGGTGGTAGCCATGGAACAGCATCGCACGGAGGTTCCTACGGTGGTCACGAATCGGCAAAGGGAGGTTACGAAGCAGCATCGTATGGCGGATCTTACGGTGGCCATGGAGCAGCGGCTAAGGGAGGTTACGAAGCATCGCACGGATACGGTGCAGAGAAGGGTGGTTATGGAGCATCGCACGGTGCGTCCCATGGATCGTATGGTGGAGCGTCTTACGGTGGATCGCACGGAGGTGCAGGAAAGGGTGGTTACGGAGGTCACGGTGCTGCTGCCCACGGATCATATGGAGGATCTTACGGTGGATCGCACGACGCCGGCAAAGGTGGTTACGAAGCAGCTTACGGAGGATCTCACGGTGGTCATGGCGCTTCCCATGGTGCGTACGGTGGAGCGTCGTATGGTGGAGCTCACGGCGGTGCAGGAAAGGGTGGCTATGGAGGTCACGGTGCGGCAGCCCATGGATCATACGGAGGATCTTACGGTGGAGGTCATGGCGCTGGAAAGGGTGGTTACGAAGCTGCATACGGAGGATCCCACGGTGGTCATGGAGCGTCCCACGGTTCATACGGCGGTGGTTATGGAGGATCTCATGGTGGTCATGGAGCGTCCCACGGTGGATCCTATGGAGGACACGAGTCGTACGGCCACGGAGTAGCTTCCCATGGTGGCTATGGATCTCAGGGAGGATCTTACGGCGGCTCGTACGGCGGAGGACACGAAGCTTCTCACGGCGGCGGACACGGTGGATATCGTTCAGCTTCTTACTCATCTGGTGCCGCACATGGTGTCTCGTACGGTGGTTCCGGAAAGGTTTCCTGCGGAGCCAACCTGCTGGTCGGATGCGCCCCATCGGTGGCTAAGGTCCCATGCGTACCGACCAAGGCCGGAGGCTACGGAGGATATGGTGCCGGTGGACACTACCGATCTGTGCAGGCCGAAGAAAGCGACGACAGCGACAGCCCAGCCCCGTCGATGTAAGCCAAAGTGTGTTCTGGAAATTGTGTTCTTTTTGGATACCAGTAAAGTGTTTGACATGAAATTCTATCTCATCATTTTATATCACACTTTCTCGATTTTTCTCATTCACCGCGTCTACTAGAAGTGCTCAAACGTTTTCAATCCACCTTCAGGGAATCAAAAAGGCTTCACCTCTCTCTCTATTCCCGACGGCCAATCGAAGAATCGTCGAAAAGGTTTCCCCAATTTGGATAACGAGCGTCTCGTGTACGCTCTCCAAAAAGGCACCAATCATGGAATCGGCATTGGCCGTGAAGTTTTAGTCTTTGAGTACTACTCCGGTGGGGTAAAGAGGAAGTTTTCCGAACGAAATATGACCCACAGAGAAGCCACTTTCCGCAGCTCTATCGGCATAATGTATGGTTATGTCTTCAATAAATCAATGTGGTGGCACGTTCCCTCGTTCCGGAGGTTGTTCCGGGTTGATGTGCCGTTATGAAATGTTTGATCATCAGAATTATATAaccaacaagatttttttttctccttcgcAGGTTTGTACACTTTGATGTTCGTTTAAGCCAGGTAAAACCCAATCTCATTCTTGCTTAATCGAGGCAAttaacaaacacacaacaacaaaaatcacaGATGACCCCATCAATTCCCAAAGCTCACTCAATCTCTAATGCCAAAGCTTTTCCCGCTAACCAACAAACCATAAAGACACAGACACACATTTTTCCACACCCCTGTCCCTGTCATCGCTTGGAGATTTCCTGCGGGAGCTTAGCACCCGCGAAACGATGTCCCATCAATCAACGGATCATAATTTGGTAAAGCGCGCCCCCGTCACGTCAGAATCGGCCGAGCTGGTGGCGTAGAGTTGATGTGAGGGTGACGGTGCTGCGGAAGGAAGATTTTGGCGGAGAAAACAAACTGATAAGCCGGTTGTCgaggaattgggtcctaaagccctatgtaaattttaatgtacatcggttaaaaacacgattaaaaaccacttctgatcactttttttacattttaatgcaaaaaaaataaattgacaagacaatttTTTTCGATAGACCAACtatggaacgagctgtcaagttggACCTTAtctgtcaagaaggatcgcgaagttaatttttcaaaattgatttaaaaattcattttaaatactttgaggttgtacaaagggtcattttacaaagaaaaataagctttatcgctctgTACAATAATATCCTCAATTTacgcttcattttaggacccaattgaagcTTTTCTTGATTCAAACTTTTTCGTTAAAAacaagtacacggaaaaaatctgttttttttataaatttaagtttttatcaCTAATAGTTGAATTCcccaaattttataattttcgattttttatatgttatacgagactaagaaaaatattttcttatccATAAtactaaatgaaaaatataaaaaaaaacatctgatTATTTCttaccaaaatcattttttgaagcaaaacaaaatttgcaatcgaaaagaacttgaCGTGATAAAATGAACCATTTTCAACCTATATCTACTCCTacttgttatacattttttatttcatttcgttttttttttaacttttccgattttttttttgatcttttcaacaaaaatatttcagacaATTTATAAATGGGTTAGAACTTCGTTTCGTTGATTTGACttatttgtgaggctgtatctgaAAAAAAGAccaaaagaggcaaaattcctagaattaaggaattagatactatttttttatttcagtgtaggttGGCACGCATTGAATCAATGGGTTCAGAGATATCAGGAGTTGAAAAATGTGGGTTAATTAGATTACACTGAAAAACATACTATTCAAAAACAACTataaaaaatgtccaaaaatgaAAACTCCAAAAAATTATCGCAGTTTTCGGAAATATATTTATCTGGGTTCGAGAgatacttaaaaatttcaaataactgggcattagcctgtcccattttgggGTCATGTCGAgaaatttcaggtgctcacttcttaaatgatagattttgatgttaggaacaatgttttcttagataagaaaaaataataaaatattttctcgcaccccctagtcgatttcctgaaaaaatcacttttttgaacaagttttctaaaattactcggaatcaatacaaaaactgattcgatcaggtgtgtattatcttcaaacgatacgTTTTTGtccaagatgcactatcaatattggacaaaaattttagtttttggactctccaaggcggatttatgtcgaaaaattttttcgaaactttttttcagaaatgttcatttaatttagggtagcctatttttcccagtgaaaccaatacatgcagcttataggaaatttcatggcaaatcttttttcttctgagaaaatccaatttcgacactccagagccgggacatttgagttttagtgaggaaaaaagtgccaattttcaaaatttctcagaattcagaagcaaggcatACTAAtaacacgatgtagcaagcatatgtctcaaaggtcagggtatgcttttttatagtaattttggccgctgaatccgaatctgaaatcaaattttgtgtaaacagagatgttttggagctacacccttttggaatgttatttgcgtgtttaagaggcagtttttgtaaatattgctcggtttgttctagaggtcgtatcgaggtgctccgatttggatgaaactttcagcgtttgtttgtctatacattagatggactcatgccaaatatgagccctctacgacaaaaggaagtggggtaaaacggatattgaagtttgaattttccgaggatttcgaatatgacaaaagtgaaactaaaaagtgccgccatggatgcctacaggacaatacc
Coding sequences:
- the LOC120431154 gene encoding uncharacterized protein LOC120431154; its protein translation is MKFVIVLALVVVATLGPVRAAPANSDALQVVAAEQDATTTDEKTVDVELSDAATDNKLSEEPGANGETETICDEDQDAAASEPDNTQQRYAAGGKGGDGYGSGSYGGGGKGDSSYGGGYGGADHGKGGEYGGHGSSHGSSYGGSYGGSHSESHSSKGGYEGSYGGSHSEHGSAKGGYEGSYGGAHSEGKGGYGGAHGAAKGGYEAAYGGHGESHGAGKGGYEAYGGAYGSHGAAKGGYEAAYGGGSHGAGKGGYGAATYGGSHGTASHGGSYGGHESAKGGYEAASYGGSYGGHGAAAKGGYEASHGYGAEKGGYGASHGASHGSYGGASYGGSHGGAGKGGYGGHGAAAHGSYGGSYGGSHDAGKGGYEAAYGGSHGGHGASHGAYGGASYGGAHGGAGKGGYGGHGAAAHGSYGGSYGGGHGAGKGGYEAAYGGSHGGHGASHGSYGGGYGGSHGGHGASHGGSYGGHESYGHGVASHGGYGSQGGSYGGSYGGGHEASHGGGHGGYRSASYSSGAAHGVSYGGSGKVSCGANLLVGCAPSVAKVPCVPTKAGGYGGYGAGGHYRSVQAEESDDSDSPAPSM